A region from the Azospirillum fermentarium genome encodes:
- a CDS encoding DMT family transporter, protein MSAPANSLSPASSSAASARAGILLMLLGMSLFTINDALGKWLVTDYPVAMLLAVRSLFGAVLLLPLILRDGVGRVFAVRRLPLHLLRVGCVTTEIACFYWAVRSLPLADVMTIYMAAPLIVTALSVPLLKEKVGWRRWVAVLVGFAGVVLVLNPTGAFDPIPSLVALAGATVFSLGLVTTRMLRADGTLTLVSYQTIGTGVIGGAVASSGWVMPGMMDFLLLGLLGVVALAGHAAMNRSLALSPAAVVVPFQYIAIVWAVILDLVVWGTAPSVQVLAGAALIIGSGLFVFYREQRTAHGVAAESNPNLGPGS, encoded by the coding sequence ATGAGCGCACCCGCCAACAGCCTGTCGCCCGCGTCCTCGTCCGCCGCATCGGCCCGTGCCGGCATCCTTTTGATGCTGCTGGGCATGTCGCTGTTCACCATCAACGACGCCCTGGGCAAATGGCTGGTCACCGACTATCCCGTGGCGATGCTGCTGGCGGTGCGCAGCCTGTTCGGGGCGGTGCTGCTGCTGCCGCTGATCCTGCGCGACGGGGTGGGGCGGGTGTTCGCCGTGCGGCGGCTGCCGCTGCATCTTTTGCGGGTGGGCTGCGTCACGACGGAAATCGCGTGCTTCTATTGGGCGGTGCGGTCGCTGCCGCTGGCCGACGTGATGACCATCTACATGGCGGCCCCGCTGATCGTCACCGCCCTGTCGGTGCCGCTCCTGAAGGAAAAGGTGGGCTGGCGCCGCTGGGTGGCGGTGCTGGTGGGTTTTGCCGGGGTGGTGCTGGTGCTGAACCCCACGGGGGCTTTCGATCCCATCCCGTCGCTGGTGGCGCTGGCCGGGGCCACGGTGTTCTCGCTGGGGCTGGTCACCACCCGCATGCTGCGCGCGGACGGCACCCTGACCCTGGTGTCGTACCAGACCATCGGCACCGGGGTGATCGGCGGGGCGGTAGCCTCTTCCGGGTGGGTGATGCCGGGAATGATGGATTTCCTGCTGCTGGGCCTGCTGGGGGTGGTGGCCCTGGCCGGTCACGCGGCCATGAACCGGTCGCTGGCGCTCAGCCCGGCGGCGGTGGTGGTGCCGTTCCAGTACATCGCCATCGTGTGGGCGGTGATTCTGGATCTGGTGGTGTGGGGAACCGCCCCCAGCGTGCAGGTGCTGGCCGGTGCGGCGCTGATCATCGGCAGCGGGCTGTTCGTGTTCTACCGCGAACAGCGGACCGCCCATGGGGTGGCGGCGGAAAGCAACCCGAATTTGGGGCCGGGTTCGTAA
- a CDS encoding homoserine O-succinyltransferase produces the protein MPIKIPDNLPARRTLEAEGVMVMREADAVRQDIRPLRIGLLNLMPNKISTETQLARLIGATPLQVELSLVRITNHVARHTPADHMASFYRPWDDVRAERFDGFIITGAPVERFPFESVTYWDELRRIFDWTQTHVHHCFTICWAAQAAVHHFYGVPKHELPAKAAGIFRHRSLVPASPFLRGFSDDFPIPVSRWTEVRRRDLPSNAGLTVLAESDETGLCLLDDPAHRMLHMFNHLEYDTTTLADEYNRDRAAGMEMPVPKHYFPSDEPTHRPVNSWRGHAHLLFGNWINQMYQTTPFNVDSIGLAA, from the coding sequence ATGCCGATCAAGATCCCCGACAATCTGCCCGCCCGCCGCACCCTGGAAGCCGAGGGCGTGATGGTCATGCGTGAAGCCGACGCCGTGCGGCAGGACATCCGCCCGCTGCGGATCGGGCTTTTGAACCTGATGCCCAACAAGATCAGCACGGAAACCCAGCTTGCCCGGCTGATCGGTGCCACGCCGCTGCAGGTGGAATTGTCGCTGGTGCGCATCACCAACCACGTGGCCCGCCACACACCCGCCGATCATATGGCGTCGTTCTACCGCCCATGGGACGACGTGCGGGCCGAACGGTTCGACGGCTTCATCATCACCGGCGCCCCGGTGGAACGGTTCCCGTTCGAATCCGTGACCTATTGGGACGAGTTGCGGCGCATCTTCGACTGGACCCAGACCCATGTGCATCACTGCTTCACCATCTGCTGGGCGGCACAGGCGGCGGTGCATCATTTCTACGGCGTGCCCAAGCATGAACTGCCGGCCAAGGCGGCGGGCATCTTCCGTCACCGCAGCCTGGTTCCGGCCTCGCCGTTCCTGCGCGGCTTCTCCGACGATTTCCCCATCCCGGTGTCCCGCTGGACCGAGGTGCGGCGGCGGGATCTCCCGTCCAACGCCGGGCTGACGGTGCTGGCCGAAAGCGACGAGACGGGGCTGTGCCTGCTCGACGATCCGGCGCACCGCATGCTGCACATGTTCAACCACCTGGAATACGACACCACCACGCTGGCCGACGAATACAACCGGGACCGGGCGGCGGGCATGGAGATGCCGGTGCCGAAACACTACTTCCCCAGCGACGAGCCCACCCACCGGCCGGTCAACAGCTGGCGCGGCCACGCGCACCTGCTGTTCGGCAACTGGATCAACCAGATGTACCAGACCACGCCGTTCAACGTGGACAGCATCGGCCTGGCCGCGTAA
- the lexA gene encoding transcriptional repressor LexA — protein sequence MLTRKQHELLLFIHERLGQGGVSPSFDEMKDALNLKSKSGIHRLITGLEERGFIRRLPHRARALEVLRLPEGMENGAAAKAGRSRFQPNVIKGDFANALMGRATDGAGEALSLPLYGRIAAGTPIEALRDTSNFIDVPTAMLSPGDHYALEVAGDSMIDAGILDGDTVIIQRCDAAENGVIVVALVDDNEVTLKRLRRKGNTIALEPANTAYETRIFGADRVRVQGRLAGLIRRY from the coding sequence ATGCTCACGCGCAAACAGCACGAATTGCTGCTTTTCATTCATGAGCGGCTGGGCCAGGGCGGGGTGTCGCCTTCCTTCGACGAGATGAAGGACGCGCTCAATCTCAAATCCAAATCCGGCATCCATCGGCTCATCACCGGGCTTGAGGAACGTGGTTTCATCCGCCGCCTGCCCCACCGCGCCCGCGCGCTGGAGGTGCTGCGTCTGCCCGAAGGGATGGAGAACGGCGCCGCCGCCAAGGCCGGGCGCAGCCGGTTCCAGCCCAACGTCATCAAGGGCGATTTCGCCAACGCCCTGATGGGCCGCGCCACCGACGGGGCGGGGGAGGCGCTGTCTCTGCCGCTCTATGGCCGCATCGCCGCGGGCACTCCGATCGAGGCGTTGCGGGACACCAGCAATTTCATCGACGTACCCACCGCCATGCTCTCCCCCGGCGATCACTACGCGCTGGAGGTGGCCGGTGATTCCATGATCGACGCCGGCATTCTGGACGGCGATACCGTCATCATCCAGCGGTGCGATGCCGCGGAAAACGGCGTCATCGTCGTCGCCCTGGTGGATGACAACGAAGTGACGCTGAAGCGTCTGCGCCGCAAGGGCAACACCATCGCCCTGGAGCCGGCCAACACGGCCTATGAAACGCGCATCTTCGGTGCCGACCGCGTGCGGGTGCAGGGCCGGCTGGCCGGGCTGATCCGGCGGTATTGA
- a CDS encoding molybdopterin molybdotransferase MoeA, which produces MGGGVMIPVAEALARILSACAPLPAETVFVTEALGRVLAEPVAARLTQPPFANAAMDGWAVRAADLAGALADAPVMLTRIGESAAGHPFAGQVGPGQAVRIFTGAAIPDGADAVVMQEDVTAEGGRVRIPVAPRPGRFIRPAGLDFTAGDVLIPAGRRLTARDVALAAGANAAWVRVHRRPRVAVLATGDEIRLPGEPLEPGQIVSSNAIALCALVTVEGGVAHNLGVAADTPGALAELAAGGAGADLLVTAGGAAQGDHDHVRAVLGRDLTVDSVAMRPGKGVLFGAGGGQRFLGLPGNPVSAAVAAVVFLRPILRALQGMAPGDDGTVPATLGASLPPCGERADFVRATLTRGDDAGWVATPFSRQDSAMMSRLARADGLIVREPFVPAAAAGERVAVLPLTGGAVGL; this is translated from the coding sequence ATGGGTGGCGGCGTCATGATCCCGGTGGCCGAGGCGCTGGCCCGCATCCTGTCGGCGTGTGCGCCGCTGCCGGCGGAGACGGTGTTCGTGACCGAGGCGCTGGGCCGGGTGCTGGCCGAGCCGGTGGCGGCGCGGCTGACCCAGCCGCCGTTCGCCAACGCCGCCATGGACGGGTGGGCGGTGCGCGCCGCCGATCTGGCGGGGGCGCTGGCGGACGCGCCGGTCATGCTGACCCGCATTGGCGAATCCGCCGCCGGTCATCCCTTTGCCGGGCAAGTGGGGCCGGGGCAGGCGGTGCGGATCTTCACCGGAGCCGCCATTCCCGACGGCGCCGACGCGGTGGTGATGCAGGAGGACGTGACGGCGGAGGGTGGCAGGGTGCGCATCCCGGTGGCACCGCGTCCGGGCCGCTTCATCCGCCCCGCCGGGCTGGATTTCACCGCCGGCGACGTGCTGATCCCCGCCGGGCGCCGGCTGACCGCCCGCGACGTGGCGCTGGCCGCCGGGGCGAACGCCGCGTGGGTGCGCGTCCACCGCCGCCCGCGGGTGGCGGTGCTGGCGACCGGCGACGAGATCCGCCTGCCCGGCGAACCGCTGGAGCCGGGGCAGATCGTCAGTTCCAACGCCATCGCCCTGTGCGCGCTGGTGACGGTGGAGGGCGGGGTGGCCCACAATCTGGGGGTGGCCGCCGATACGCCCGGCGCACTGGCCGAACTGGCCGCAGGCGGCGCCGGAGCCGACCTGCTGGTCACCGCCGGCGGGGCGGCCCAGGGCGACCACGACCACGTGCGCGCCGTGCTGGGCCGGGATCTGACGGTGGATAGTGTCGCCATGCGCCCCGGCAAGGGCGTGCTGTTCGGCGCCGGCGGGGGGCAGCGGTTTCTGGGCCTGCCCGGCAACCCGGTGTCGGCGGCGGTGGCGGCGGTGGTGTTCCTGCGGCCCATCCTGCGGGCGTTGCAGGGCATGGCGCCGGGGGATGACGGCACGGTGCCGGCCACGCTGGGGGCTTCCCTGCCGCCGTGCGGCGAGCGGGCGGATTTCGTGCGCGCCACCCTGACGCGCGGCGATGACGCGGGGTGGGTGGCGACGCCCTTTTCCCGGCAGGACAGCGCCATGATGTCCCGGCTGGCCCGCGCCGACGGGCTGATTGTGCGGGAGCCCTTTGTCCCCGCCGCTGCGGCGGGGGAACGGGTGGCGGTGCTGCCCCTGACGGGTGGGGCCGTGGGACTCTGA
- the trpD gene encoding anthranilate phosphoribosyltransferase, whose protein sequence is MSAPAAGDITDMKAVLARVAAGMALSEADAGFAFDTIMSGNATPAQIGGFLMALRVRGETVDEITGAARVMRAKAVPVEAPPGTIDTCGTGGDGAGTYNISTAAAIVAAACGVPVAKHGNRAMSSKSGAADVLGALGVNLDCDMFLVRKALWEARIGFLMAPRHHLAMRNVGPARVELGTRTIFNLLGPLSNPAGAKRQLLGVFAKQWVEPLAHVLHRLGSDAAWVVHGSDGLDEITTTGPTTVAELRDGTVRVFEIVPEEAGVFRARPEDLRGGDPAANAAAIHALFDGAHGPYRDIVVLNAGAALVVAGKVTALKDGVELARAAIDNGGARTVLHRLVTTTNEAVPA, encoded by the coding sequence ATGAGTGCCCCCGCCGCCGGTGACATCACCGATATGAAGGCCGTTCTGGCCCGCGTCGCCGCCGGCATGGCGCTGAGCGAGGCGGACGCCGGGTTCGCCTTCGACACCATCATGTCGGGCAACGCCACCCCGGCCCAGATCGGCGGCTTTCTCATGGCGTTGCGGGTGCGCGGCGAAACGGTGGACGAAATCACCGGGGCCGCCCGCGTCATGCGCGCCAAGGCCGTGCCGGTCGAAGCCCCGCCGGGCACCATCGACACCTGCGGCACCGGCGGCGACGGGGCCGGCACCTACAACATCTCCACCGCCGCGGCCATCGTGGCGGCGGCCTGCGGCGTGCCGGTGGCCAAGCACGGCAACCGCGCCATGTCGTCCAAATCGGGGGCGGCGGATGTGCTGGGGGCGCTGGGCGTCAATCTCGACTGCGACATGTTCCTGGTGCGCAAGGCGCTGTGGGAGGCCAGGATCGGCTTCCTGATGGCGCCGCGCCACCATCTGGCCATGCGCAACGTCGGCCCGGCGCGGGTGGAACTGGGCACCCGCACCATCTTCAACCTGCTGGGGCCGCTGTCCAACCCGGCGGGGGCCAAGCGCCAGTTGCTGGGTGTGTTCGCCAAACAATGGGTGGAGCCGCTGGCCCATGTGCTGCACCGGCTGGGGTCGGACGCGGCGTGGGTCGTCCACGGTTCCGACGGGCTGGACGAGATCACCACCACCGGCCCCACCACGGTCGCCGAACTGCGCGACGGCACGGTCCGGGTGTTCGAAATCGTGCCGGAAGAGGCGGGCGTGTTCCGCGCCCGGCCCGAGGACCTGCGCGGCGGCGACCCCGCTGCCAACGCCGCGGCCATCCATGCCCTGTTCGACGGCGCCCACGGCCCGTACCGCGACATCGTGGTGCTGAACGCCGGGGCGGCGCTGGTGGTGGCGGGCAAGGTCACGGCGTTGAAGGACGGTGTGGAACTGGCCCGTGCGGCCATCGACAATGGCGGGGCGCGCACGGTGCTGCACCGTCTGGTCACCACCACCAACGAGGCGGTGCCCGCATGA
- a CDS encoding EamA family transporter — protein MSQSARATPSSVLVPVLLVLAAMVSLQTGASLAKGLFPVVGTPGTVALRLGLGATILCVVLRPWRLFANGGVPRATLRAVAVYGASLGVMNLTFYLSLRTVPLGISVALEFVGPLAVALAGARRMLDVLWVVLAVAGLLLLLPLDGLESGVDPVGAGYALTAGLFWAVYILFGKKAGTDLGTRGSALGVALAAVLVVPVGVIDAGSALLSPAVLLPGLAVAVLSTALPYTLEISALSRLPSATFSTLMSAEPAIAALCGLVLLGENLSLLQWLAIAAVIAASTGATATIRPEPAAPTPD, from the coding sequence ATGAGCCAGAGCGCCCGCGCCACCCCATCGTCCGTCCTGGTTCCGGTGCTGCTGGTGCTGGCCGCCATGGTGTCGCTGCAGACCGGCGCGTCGCTGGCCAAGGGACTGTTCCCCGTGGTCGGAACGCCGGGTACGGTAGCCCTGCGGCTTGGGCTGGGCGCCACGATCCTGTGCGTGGTGCTGCGGCCCTGGCGGCTGTTCGCCAACGGCGGGGTGCCGCGCGCCACCTTGCGGGCGGTGGCCGTCTATGGTGCGTCGCTGGGGGTGATGAACCTCACCTTCTATCTGTCGTTGCGCACGGTGCCGCTGGGCATTTCGGTGGCGCTGGAATTCGTCGGCCCGCTGGCGGTGGCGCTGGCCGGTGCGCGGCGCATGCTGGATGTGCTGTGGGTGGTGCTGGCGGTGGCCGGGCTGCTGCTGCTGCTGCCGCTGGACGGGCTCGAATCGGGGGTGGACCCGGTGGGCGCGGGCTATGCCCTGACCGCCGGCCTGTTCTGGGCCGTCTATATCCTGTTCGGGAAAAAGGCCGGCACCGATCTCGGCACGCGGGGCAGCGCGCTGGGGGTGGCCCTGGCCGCCGTGCTGGTGGTGCCGGTGGGGGTGATCGACGCCGGTTCCGCCCTGCTGTCCCCGGCGGTGCTGCTGCCGGGGCTGGCGGTGGCGGTCCTGTCCACCGCCCTGCCCTACACGCTGGAGATCTCCGCCCTGTCGCGCCTGCCGTCGGCCACGTTCAGCACGCTGATGAGCGCGGAACCGGCCATCGCCGCCCTGTGCGGGCTGGTGCTGCTGGGGGAAAACCTCAGCCTGCTGCAATGGCTGGCCATCGCCGCGGTCATCGCCGCCTCCACCGGGGCGACGGCGACCATCCGGCCGGAACCTGCGGCACCGACACCGGATTGA
- the moaC gene encoding cyclic pyranopterin monophosphate synthase MoaC: MTGFSHFDTEGRALMVDVSEKTETERTATARGSVIMQPATLRLIHEGGVKKGDVLSVARLAGIMGAKRTPDLIPLCHPLALTGVTVDLTLDPDRNAVDITATCKLKGRTGVEMEALTAVSVAALTVYDMCKAVDRGMVLTDIRLVHKAGGKSGEWVAAS, from the coding sequence CTGACGGGCTTCAGCCACTTCGACACCGAGGGGCGCGCCCTGATGGTGGACGTGTCGGAAAAGACGGAAACCGAACGCACCGCCACCGCCCGCGGCAGCGTCATCATGCAGCCCGCCACCCTGCGTCTGATCCACGAGGGCGGGGTGAAGAAGGGCGACGTGCTGTCGGTGGCGCGTTTGGCCGGCATCATGGGGGCCAAGCGCACGCCGGACCTGATCCCGCTGTGTCATCCGCTGGCGCTGACGGGGGTGACGGTCGATCTGACGCTGGATCCCGACCGCAACGCCGTGGACATCACCGCCACCTGCAAGCTGAAGGGCCGCACGGGCGTGGAGATGGAGGCGCTGACCGCCGTCTCGGTCGCCGCGCTGACCGTCTATGACATGTGCAAGGCGGTGGACCGCGGCATGGTGCTGACCGACATCCGGCTGGTGCACAAGGCCGGCGGCAAGAGCGGCGAATGGGTGGCGGCGTCATGA
- a CDS encoding anthranilate synthase component II encodes MLLLIDNYDSFTYNLVHYLGELGAEVEVRRNDALTVEEALALRPDGIVLSPGPCDPDKAGICLPLIAAAAEHRVPLFGVCLGHQAIGQAFGGRVIRAPVPMHGKVDTMHHDGQGVLRGLPSPFRATRYHSLIVERDTLPDCLEVTGWTEDGLIMAMQHRDLPIHGVQFHPESIESEHGHAILDNFLSLTLETAE; translated from the coding sequence ATGCTGCTGCTCATCGACAACTACGACAGCTTCACCTACAACCTCGTCCATTACCTGGGCGAACTGGGTGCCGAGGTGGAGGTCCGCCGCAACGATGCCCTGACGGTGGAGGAGGCGCTGGCGCTCCGTCCCGACGGCATCGTGCTGTCCCCCGGCCCCTGCGACCCGGACAAGGCCGGCATCTGCCTGCCGCTGATCGCGGCGGCGGCGGAACACCGGGTGCCGCTGTTCGGCGTGTGCCTGGGCCATCAGGCCATCGGGCAGGCGTTCGGCGGGCGGGTCATCCGTGCGCCCGTGCCCATGCACGGCAAGGTGGACACCATGCACCACGACGGCCAGGGCGTGCTGCGCGGCCTGCCCAGCCCGTTCCGCGCCACCCGTTACCATTCGCTGATCGTGGAGCGCGACACGCTGCCCGATTGCCTGGAGGTCACCGGCTGGACCGAGGATGGCCTGATCATGGCCATGCAGCACCGCGACCTGCCCATTCACGGCGTGCAGTTCCACCCCGAAAGCATCGAGAGCGAGCACGGGCACGCCATCCTGGATAATTTCCTGTCCCTTACTCTCGAAACCGCCGAATAA
- the trpC gene encoding indole-3-glycerol phosphate synthase TrpC: protein MSDVLTRICDDKRAHVAACKAARPVSVVEEAARAASAPRGFKAALKRAVAEGRYGLIAEIKKASPSKGLIRADFDPPTLARAYAAGGASCLSVLTDEPYFQGRDDYLVAARAAVDLPCLRKDFMVDTYQVAEARALGADCILIIMAALEDARAADLLAAARQWGMDVLVEVHDRAETERALLLDAELLGVNNRNLKTLAVDIATTEELAALVPAGKMLVSESGLYTPADLSRMAAVGASCFLVGESLMRQDDVTAATRALLAR, encoded by the coding sequence ATGAGCGACGTTCTGACCCGCATCTGCGACGACAAGCGCGCCCATGTGGCCGCGTGCAAGGCCGCCCGGCCCGTGAGCGTGGTGGAGGAGGCCGCCCGCGCGGCCTCGGCCCCCCGCGGGTTCAAGGCGGCGCTGAAACGGGCGGTGGCCGAGGGGCGCTATGGGCTGATCGCCGAGATCAAGAAGGCCAGCCCGTCCAAGGGGCTGATCCGTGCCGATTTCGACCCGCCGACGCTGGCGCGGGCCTATGCCGCCGGCGGGGCCTCGTGCCTGTCGGTGCTGACGGACGAGCCGTATTTCCAGGGCCGCGACGACTATCTGGTGGCGGCGCGGGCGGCGGTGGATCTGCCGTGCCTGCGCAAGGATTTCATGGTGGACACCTATCAGGTGGCGGAGGCGCGCGCGCTGGGCGCCGACTGCATCCTGATCATCATGGCGGCGCTGGAGGATGCCCGGGCGGCGGACCTGCTGGCCGCTGCCCGCCAGTGGGGCATGGATGTGCTGGTGGAGGTCCACGACCGGGCCGAGACCGAACGGGCCTTGCTGCTGGACGCCGAGCTTCTGGGCGTGAACAACCGAAACCTGAAGACCCTGGCCGTGGACATCGCCACGACGGAGGAACTGGCCGCCCTGGTTCCGGCGGGCAAGATGCTGGTGTCGGAAAGCGGCCTCTACACCCCCGCCGACCTGTCCCGCATGGCCGCCGTCGGCGCCTCGTGCTTCCTGGTCGGCGAATCCCTGATGCGTCAGGACGACGTGACCGCCGCCACCCGCGCGCTGCTGGCCCGATAG
- a CDS encoding AsmA family protein has protein sequence MKILKWAAVAVVVLVLLAGVAVAGLLWGANTQTGRHIIARQASGLLGRDVALDGPLHITLGNPLLITVEGLRIANPDWAADDHLAEVRRLTVNLRPWPVLHGDWNFPLVRVEGAALSLERNGQGATTWAFGTPGAAVAEDVATPETRRDAPVIGRLEIDGSRVRYRDALTDLDLDTTVSTATGDNHSDRMAMEGKGTFAGEAFTLTAQGGSLLSLRDGNAPYPVKVSTVVGKARSTVEGTLDEPVLFQGVNLAVHLQGDDLSRLVGLFGVVFPKTRAYDLSAQLARDAAVWTLTGIKGRVGESDLSGDVRIDTGGSRPRINGDLTSRRLAAVDLAGFVGASPRGRGDYDTKNPARVLPATPVSLEKLRTADMDIRFTGKRVEAPGTPLDDLSMHLVLEDGRAVFDPLALGMAGGRIEGTVELNGRENVPALAADLAIRRVDLAAFFRGTDFARQMGGTINGSVRLKGHGPTVADMLGVADGKAGMAVDGGRISLLAVKGLKTNILETLGIALSGDRSVPFNCIVADLEIQRGVVRSKALVLDTPEAVVTGGGVLNLKTEAMDFRIRGEAKEAQIFATHVPVSVQGTLLNPELSFDPTESIARGAGAVALGVLLTPLAAVVPLLDAGSDEQPRCKALVRNAKDPAKAGKTGSGDNQGKRQESGSGR, from the coding sequence ATGAAGATCTTGAAATGGGCCGCGGTCGCGGTGGTGGTCCTGGTTCTGCTGGCCGGGGTTGCGGTGGCCGGGCTGCTGTGGGGGGCGAACACGCAGACCGGGCGCCACATCATCGCCCGGCAGGCATCGGGCCTGCTGGGGCGGGACGTGGCGCTGGACGGGCCGCTGCACATCACGCTCGGCAACCCCCTCCTCATCACGGTGGAGGGGCTGCGCATCGCCAACCCGGACTGGGCCGCCGACGATCATCTGGCGGAGGTGCGGCGGCTGACGGTCAACCTGCGGCCTTGGCCGGTGCTGCACGGCGACTGGAATTTCCCTCTGGTGCGGGTGGAGGGGGCGGCCCTGTCCCTGGAGCGCAACGGCCAGGGTGCCACCACCTGGGCCTTCGGCACCCCCGGTGCGGCGGTGGCGGAAGACGTGGCCACGCCCGAGACCCGCCGCGACGCCCCCGTCATCGGGCGGCTGGAGATCGACGGCAGCCGGGTGCGCTACCGCGACGCGCTGACCGATCTCGACCTCGACACCACCGTGTCCACCGCCACCGGCGACAACCACAGCGACCGCATGGCGATGGAGGGCAAGGGCACCTTTGCCGGCGAAGCCTTCACCCTGACGGCGCAGGGGGGATCGCTGCTGTCCCTGCGCGACGGCAACGCGCCTTATCCGGTCAAGGTTTCCACGGTGGTGGGCAAGGCCCGCTCCACCGTCGAAGGAACGCTGGACGAACCGGTGCTGTTCCAGGGCGTCAATCTGGCGGTGCACCTGCAGGGCGACGACCTGTCCCGGCTGGTGGGGCTGTTCGGGGTGGTGTTCCCCAAGACCCGCGCTTACGACCTGTCGGCGCAACTGGCCCGCGACGCCGCCGTCTGGACCCTGACCGGCATCAAGGGGCGGGTGGGGGAAAGCGACCTGTCGGGGGACGTGCGCATCGATACCGGCGGCTCCCGGCCCCGCATCAACGGTGATTTGACCTCGCGCCGGCTGGCGGCGGTGGATTTGGCCGGCTTCGTCGGTGCGTCCCCCCGCGGGCGGGGCGATTACGACACCAAGAACCCCGCCCGCGTCCTGCCGGCCACCCCGGTCAGCCTGGAAAAGCTGCGCACCGCCGACATGGACATCCGCTTCACCGGCAAGCGGGTCGAGGCGCCGGGGACGCCGCTGGACGACCTGTCCATGCATCTGGTGCTGGAAGATGGACGGGCGGTGTTCGACCCCCTGGCCCTGGGCATGGCCGGGGGCCGCATCGAAGGCACGGTGGAACTGAACGGGCGGGAAAACGTGCCGGCCCTGGCCGCCGATCTGGCGATTCGCCGGGTGGATCTGGCCGCGTTCTTCCGCGGCACCGACTTCGCCCGCCAGATGGGGGGGACCATCAATGGCAGCGTGCGGTTGAAGGGCCACGGCCCCACCGTGGCCGACATGCTGGGGGTGGCCGACGGCAAGGCGGGCATGGCGGTGGACGGCGGGCGCATCAGCCTGCTGGCGGTCAAGGGGCTGAAGACCAACATCCTGGAAACATTGGGCATCGCCCTGTCCGGCGACCGCTCGGTGCCCTTCAATTGCATCGTCGCCGATCTGGAGATCCAGCGGGGGGTGGTGCGGTCGAAAGCGCTGGTGCTCGACACGCCCGAAGCGGTGGTGACCGGCGGGGGCGTGCTGAACCTGAAGACCGAAGCCATGGATTTCCGCATCCGCGGAGAGGCGAAGGAGGCGCAGATCTTCGCCACCCATGTGCCGGTGTCGGTGCAGGGCACGCTGCTCAACCCCGAACTCAGCTTCGATCCCACGGAATCCATCGCGCGGGGGGCCGGGGCGGTGGCGCTGGGGGTTCTGCTGACACCGCTGGCTGCGGTGGTGCCGTTGCTGGACGCCGGCAGCGACGAGCAGCCGCGCTGCAAGGCGCTGGTCCGTAATGCGAAAGACCCGGCCAAGGCTGGTAAGACCGGTTCCGGGGACAACCAAGGGAAGAGGCAGGAGAGCGGCAGTGGACGATAA